Proteins co-encoded in one Arachis hypogaea cultivar Tifrunner chromosome 13, arahy.Tifrunner.gnm2.J5K5, whole genome shotgun sequence genomic window:
- the LOC112733286 gene encoding protein NEN4: MDSFNVENAPEIVFFDLETNVPKKGGERFWVLEFGAIVVSPHKLMEVESYSTLIKPEDLSVVPVRSSRSHGITRAAVEKAPSFEDVADRIFSILDGRVWAGHNIQRFDCVRIKESFDQINRPAPIPIGIIDSLGVLTDKFGRRAGNMKMATLASYFGLGQQKHRSLDDVRMNLEVLKHCATVLFLESSLPSTLHSNWNGCSSSTIMTRSRRIGKSPSREDTSRKSPPSSLLGYQRTVPYARGSLGKMAESVKGLVSKAQGQPTINQILKHSHSLLR; encoded by the exons ATGGATTCATTCAATGTTGAAAATGCACCCGAGATTGTGTTCTTTGATTTGGAAACCAACGTGCCCAAGAAGGGTGGAGAACGGTTCTGGGTGTTGGAGTTTGGAGCCATTGTTGTGAGCCCCCACAAGCTCATGGAGGTTGAGAGCTACAGCACCTTGATCAAACCCGAAGACCTATCCGTGGTGCCAGTGAGGTCCAGCAGAAGCCATGGAATAACTCGCGCTGCTGTAGAGAAAGCTCCCTCCTTTGAGGACGTTGCAGACAGGATATTCAGCATTCTTGATGGCAGGGTCTGGGCTGGTCACAACATCCAGAGATTCGACTGTGTTCGTATCAAAGAATCCTTTGATCAAATTAACAGGCCTGCGCCTATCCCAATTGGAATCATCGATTCTTTGGGTGTTCTAACTGACAAGTTTGGGAGAAGAGCCGGTAACATGAAG ATGGCAACGTTGGCTTCTTATTTTGGCTTGGGTCAACAAAAACACAG GAGCCTTGATGATGTTCGCATGAACTTGGAGGTTCTTAAGCATTGTGCTACGGTGTTGTTTCTG GAATCAAGTCTGCCAAGCACATTGCATAGCAACTGGAATGGGTGCTCGAGTTCGACCATTATGACTCGAAGCAGAAGAATTGGGAAATCGCCCTCCAGAGAAGACACAAGCAGAAAATCTCCTCCATCTTCTTTATTAGGATATCAGAGGACAGTACCCTATGCCAGGGGAAGTTTAGGAAag ATGGCTGAGAGTGTGAAGGGCCTAGTCTCTAAAGCCCAAGGCCAACCAACTATTAACCAAATATTAAAGCATTCTCATTCACTTTTAAGATGA